In Puntigrus tetrazona isolate hp1 chromosome 24, ASM1883169v1, whole genome shotgun sequence, a genomic segment contains:
- the LOC122330201 gene encoding NXPE family member 3-like has product MDSNPPVCRLRNHVLSACFAWITFCLIVWQLNCFQIGTFHLPAPKPFSRKNYSSPVSVFDMGISDEEWERLQKALNWPGPDQLITQLNLTTSPVHSTFSVVEPKNSYKVGENISVIIIYIYIYWGYPSLQNKQVINILPNTAGIGKTEKCRSGLTTPVPAGFYFKDVWTSFVCNTQQFNSSKMWNCLQNKIVYMMGDSTTRQWFEFFENKVPGIKRMDLHTPRLAGPLMAVELKNNIIIHWRPHGVPLRFTIMPMTDLHYIANDIDKIAGGPHVVVVFTLFAHLVFHPITFYVHKVAKIRQSVVALLSRAPETTVIIKSGNTAGLKDIFQSDWYAVQENIVMKEMFRDIDGVIYFDVWQMTSCHYLTENVHPGPVVIANEINMFLSYVCPA; this is encoded by the exons ATGGATTCAAATCCACCAG TTTGCAGGTTAAGAAACCACGTACTAAGTGCATGTTTTGCTTGGATTACATTCTGCCTG ATTGTATGGCAACTGAATTGTTTCCAAATCGGAACATTTCATCTCCCTGCCCCTAAACCATTTTCTCGAAAAAATTATTCATCACCAGTATCAGTGTTTGACATGGGAATCAGTGATGaggagtgggaaagactacagAAGGCTCTTAACTGGCCCGGTCCAGATCAACTAATCACTCAGCTGAATCTGACCACAAGTCCAGTCCACTCGACATTCTCTGTTGTGGAACCCAAAAACAGTTACAAAGTAGGAGAAAACATCTCCGTtattatcatttacatttacatttac tggggttacccgagcctgcAAA ACAAACAAGTCATCAATATCCTTCCCAACACTGCAGGCATTG gcAAAACGGAGAAATGCAGATCTGGCTTGACAACACCAGTTCCAGCGGGGTTCTATTTCAAAGATGTTTGGACGTCTTTTGTATGCAACACTCAACAGTTTAATTCTTCAAAAATGTGGAACTGTCTACAAAATAAGATTGTCTACATGATGGGAGACTCCACCACAAGGCAGTGGTttgaattttttgaaaataaagtgcCAG GCATAAAAAGAATGGACCTCCACACTCCTCGTTTGGCTGGACCCCTGATGGCtgtggaattaaaaaataatatcattattcACTGGAGGCCTCATGGTGTTCCTTTGCGGTTTACTATAATGCCTATGACCGACCTGCATTATATCGCCAATGATATTGATAAAATAGCCGGTGGTCCTCATGTAGTCGTTGTCTTTACACTCTTTGCCCACCTGGTGTTTCAtccaataacattttatgttcatAAAGTGGCCAAAATCCGTCAGTCTGTTGTAGCGCTGCTAAGTCGCGCGCCAGAGACCACCGTCATCATCAAGTCTGGAAACACTGCAGGTCTAAAG GACATTTTTCAAAGTGACTGGTATGCGGTGCAAGAAAACATAGTGATGAAAGAGATGTTCAGAGATATTGATGGAGTAATCTACTTTGATGTCTGGCAGATGACTTCCTGTCACTATCTCACTGAAAATGTTCACCCAGGACCTGTTGTCATAGCTAATGAAATCAACATGTTTCTCTCATATGTCTGTCCTGcctaa